The following are encoded in a window of Paenibacillus polymyxa genomic DNA:
- a CDS encoding glycosyl hydrolase gives MNKLQTGSVYPWQTELERFIEQVESAPNRVNDGWTHQRKLAVLEKLVRAYALHQDDTGAIIDPHSESERYYSTPSYALAATVLVKEGRHDLLESAAAALTHSIACVVEEKAPDHHPDFFPIMIMGAYRLLKNLLPEQATAWKQQLSRIQPEQTYIFTMSKMKNPNRMINWNAIMISGEFLRAAEGIAADSEWMETYIRSYHLPRFTGLGLYQDGPLDRPNSPFAYDIVTRFHLGVMLENGYDGSCALELRDHLRRGALSTLLALSPHGEIPPRGRSAQHQWNEAAAAFVFTTHAQQAFTAGEHGLAGAFRRAADLCWQAISRWQTDDGKLHIVRNHYSSEARHGFEVYSNHTCYSLWTTAVLAHTLLHGEEMDRISPTFIPAEIGSRVLATDGWFQTVIAAVEGQQMLVQTSVNDPYNVPGIVRIQQSALPSLIGPSSAGHADRGFTGFAEGDIFPLSYTPAWQTEDGKWHSLSEGIPGTLEFDRDGGIDPQDGGGTVQMEQSSASDGATDFTLLWKGPFPGVREIRTHYRQVPGKIEVAYELQGNIQNVGALIPLMAYDGRERSVIHHVMSAGKETESIRVEYAGASLEVIPTTEGTSVVWPEELASVACRNGLLKGARLECESNRISFIIRLPE, from the coding sequence ATGAATAAGCTGCAGACAGGCAGCGTGTACCCTTGGCAGACGGAGCTGGAGAGATTTATAGAACAGGTGGAAAGCGCGCCCAATCGAGTGAATGACGGATGGACTCACCAACGTAAGCTGGCCGTGCTGGAAAAGCTGGTTCGCGCATATGCCCTGCATCAGGATGATACCGGAGCTATCATTGACCCCCATTCTGAAAGTGAACGGTACTACTCCACCCCGTCCTATGCGTTGGCAGCGACGGTGTTGGTCAAAGAAGGCCGGCATGATTTACTGGAATCTGCTGCTGCGGCCTTGACGCATAGCATAGCTTGTGTAGTGGAGGAAAAAGCTCCAGATCACCACCCAGACTTTTTTCCAATTATGATAATGGGCGCGTATCGGCTCCTTAAAAATCTGCTGCCAGAGCAAGCCACGGCTTGGAAACAGCAACTGAGCAGGATTCAGCCGGAGCAGACCTACATTTTTACGATGAGTAAAATGAAAAATCCGAACCGGATGATCAACTGGAATGCGATTATGATTTCCGGCGAGTTTTTGCGTGCAGCGGAAGGAATTGCAGCCGATTCGGAATGGATGGAGACGTATATCCGCAGCTACCATTTGCCTCGTTTTACCGGGTTGGGCCTGTATCAGGATGGACCGCTGGATCGGCCCAATAGCCCATTTGCCTACGATATCGTTACACGTTTTCATTTGGGCGTGATGCTGGAGAACGGATATGATGGCAGCTGCGCACTCGAACTGCGTGACCACCTTCGCAGGGGAGCGCTCAGCACATTGCTGGCGCTATCCCCGCACGGGGAAATTCCGCCGCGTGGAAGAAGCGCGCAGCATCAGTGGAACGAAGCGGCCGCGGCCTTTGTCTTTACAACACATGCTCAGCAGGCTTTTACAGCAGGAGAGCATGGGCTCGCAGGTGCGTTCCGACGGGCAGCAGATCTATGCTGGCAAGCGATTAGCCGCTGGCAGACCGATGACGGCAAGCTGCATATCGTCCGCAACCATTATTCGTCCGAGGCACGGCATGGCTTTGAGGTGTACTCGAATCATACCTGCTACAGTCTGTGGACGACGGCTGTGCTGGCCCACACCCTTCTACATGGTGAGGAGATGGATCGCATTTCCCCAACCTTCATCCCGGCGGAGATCGGCAGCCGGGTGTTGGCAACGGACGGTTGGTTCCAGACTGTCATTGCAGCCGTAGAGGGGCAGCAAATGCTTGTGCAAACATCGGTCAACGATCCGTACAATGTTCCGGGCATCGTGCGAATTCAGCAGTCTGCGTTGCCGTCGCTGATCGGTCCGTCCTCAGCAGGTCATGCAGACCGTGGCTTTACAGGCTTCGCGGAGGGAGATATTTTCCCGCTAAGCTATACCCCGGCCTGGCAAACGGAGGACGGAAAGTGGCACAGCTTGTCGGAAGGTATTCCCGGTACGCTGGAGTTCGACCGGGATGGAGGGATTGACCCGCAGGATGGTGGAGGAACCGTACAGATGGAACAAAGCTCAGCGTCTGACGGAGCAACGGATTTTACACTCCTGTGGAAAGGCCCATTCCCGGGAGTGAGGGAAATCCGAACGCATTATCGTCAGGTACCCGGCAAAATTGAAGTGGCGTATGAGCTTCAAGGCAATATTCAGAATGTAGGGGCGCTTATTCCCTTAATGGCGTATGACGGTCGGGAGCGCAGCGTTATTCATCATGTCATGTCAGCCGGGAAAGAAACGGAAAGCATTCGAGTAGAATACGCAGGTGCAAGCCTCGAAGTCATCCCGACGACGGAAGGAACGAGCGTGGTATGGCCGGAAGAATTAGCTTCTGTGGCCTGTCGGAATGGTTTACTTAAGGGAGCGCGTCTGGAATGTGAAAGTAATCGCATTTCCTTTATCATTCGGTTACCTGAATAG
- a CDS encoding glycoside hydrolase family 88 protein: MTKVEAWLEQSWELALDKTLALAARLGDAFPHVAEGGRYDNREEAWWTAGFYPGLLWLVNRARPDSVAAGIAQRCEGRLEKILYNSEAVDHDLGFIWLLSGVAAHRLTGDSESRRRGLLAANLLAARFNVNGRFIRAWNFPSKGMDTRGVAIIDSMMNLPLLYWASEESGDPRFAALAVQHTDTIAREFVRSDGSIAHVVEFDPEIGKKVAEHGGQGFAPGSAWARGTAWALYGFTLSYGYTRDSRYLKVAENTADFFLSQLGDACLPVWDFRAEEEHRGAWDSSAAAIAASGLLELAKYSARAEHFTEAAESILEGLHHTCTAWGEEHEGLLLNGTVHYPEQKYINVPIIYGDYFFVEALAKLRGEEGLFSVECKKI, encoded by the coding sequence ATGACAAAAGTAGAAGCGTGGCTGGAGCAATCGTGGGAGCTGGCTTTGGATAAGACGCTTGCCTTGGCGGCAAGACTGGGAGATGCTTTTCCACATGTTGCTGAGGGTGGACGTTATGATAATCGTGAAGAAGCGTGGTGGACAGCAGGTTTTTATCCGGGGCTGCTATGGCTAGTCAATCGGGCGCGTCCTGACAGTGTGGCTGCCGGGATTGCACAGCGGTGCGAGGGTCGTTTGGAAAAAATACTCTATAATAGCGAAGCTGTAGACCATGATCTTGGCTTTATTTGGCTGCTCAGCGGTGTGGCCGCCCATCGGCTGACCGGAGATTCAGAGTCCAGAAGACGTGGGTTGTTGGCTGCCAATCTGCTGGCTGCCCGTTTTAACGTGAATGGCCGTTTTATTCGCGCGTGGAACTTTCCCTCGAAGGGCATGGATACACGGGGCGTTGCGATTATAGACAGTATGATGAATCTACCCTTGCTTTATTGGGCTTCGGAGGAAAGTGGAGATCCACGTTTTGCCGCTCTCGCTGTGCAGCATACAGATACCATAGCACGTGAATTTGTCCGTTCGGACGGCTCTATCGCACATGTAGTCGAATTCGATCCGGAGATTGGAAAAAAGGTCGCCGAGCATGGCGGACAGGGATTTGCTCCCGGTTCTGCCTGGGCACGCGGCACGGCTTGGGCTTTGTATGGTTTTACGCTTTCGTACGGGTACACGCGCGATTCGCGTTATTTGAAGGTGGCCGAGAACACGGCTGATTTTTTTCTATCCCAGCTGGGTGATGCTTGCCTGCCTGTGTGGGATTTTAGAGCAGAGGAAGAGCACCGCGGGGCATGGGATTCATCGGCTGCGGCAATTGCGGCCAGTGGTTTGCTGGAGCTAGCAAAATATTCGGCGCGTGCGGAGCATTTTACAGAAGCTGCAGAATCTATCCTCGAGGGCTTGCATCATACGTGTACAGCGTGGGGCGAGGAGCATGAGGGATTGCTGTTGAACGGGACCGTACATTATCCTGAGCAAAAATACATCAACGTTCCCATTATCTATGGCGATTATTTCTTTGTCGAGGCATTGGCAAAGCTGCGCGGTGAAGAAGGTTTGTTTAGTGTTGAATGCAAAAAAATATAG
- a CDS encoding RDD family protein, whose amino-acid sequence MTAMSDSTKRIYGGFWIRTAAFLIDLIIMTLLVILVGSMLSITPDLLGIEETGFILEFLIWMPLIFWLVLPWLYCGLWESSKVQATPGKLAFSLVVVDKEGKRLGFLHASGRYWIKAISFVIAHIIYIVVAFTAKKQGLHDLCTNTFVVHKKELQRYGQQSSFL is encoded by the coding sequence ATGACAGCAATGAGCGATAGTACAAAAAGAATATACGGAGGATTTTGGATAAGAACAGCAGCGTTTTTGATTGATCTGATCATCATGACTTTATTAGTCATTTTAGTAGGGAGTATGCTTTCTATTACTCCAGACCTACTGGGCATAGAGGAGACTGGCTTCATATTAGAGTTTTTAATTTGGATGCCGCTGATTTTTTGGCTCGTGCTACCATGGCTGTATTGTGGTTTATGGGAATCATCGAAAGTACAGGCTACACCGGGTAAGCTTGCGTTCTCTTTGGTTGTCGTGGACAAGGAAGGAAAACGTCTTGGATTTTTACACGCCTCAGGGCGTTATTGGATTAAGGCTATTTCTTTTGTAATTGCTCATATTATTTATATTGTGGTTGCTTTTACTGCTAAAAAACAGGGACTCCACGATCTTTGTACCAACACCTTTGTTGTACATAAAAAAGAATTGCAGCGATATGGGCAGCAATCGTCTTTTCTGTAA
- a CDS encoding ATP-dependent DNA helicase, with amino-acid sequence MTTYPFAFDPSKPFIEQASDWIADVFYEVLPEVGFEVRDEQIYMAFQLERAYKEKKTIFAEAGVGTGKTLVYLLYAIAYARYMRKPAIIACADESLIEQLVKPEGDIAKLAQHLNLTIDARLGKSPDQYICLNKLDEVRGGLDEDADVFRDIYLELPDFVHFPDTLQSFTPYGNRKEYPELTDGQWSRLGWDVFQDCLVCHQRHRCGQTLSRDHYRKAADLVICSHDFYMEHVWTYEARKREGQLPLLPEHSSVVFDEGHLLETAAQNALTYKLKHAQFESIITRLLEGEVRESLAMTIEDAISQSEALFAALDKNSQPVQGSNRKEFILNESLIREVNRFGELIGTIEEELVFESGLFSLDEYQVKIVEEHLEMIQTALALFKRPELLISWVMEDQDGLTLVVMPKMVKEILKERVFAQHIPIVFSSATLSVESSFDYMAQSLGIENPLTFSVASPYDYSDQMQAALYPLQAGDDPIPRALALLEKSQGRALILFPSQEELAAFQTGLVAYPEASAYRFLYEGSAEISHLISAFQNDEESVLCAVTLWEGLDIPGPSLSHVIIWSLPFPPNDPVFTALRKDAADPFIQIDMPHMALRLRQGIGRLIRSRNDRGWISIMGQDLSRQEVRTQVEQLLPAGVECTVIEGNPGGIKTC; translated from the coding sequence TTGACTACTTACCCTTTTGCCTTTGATCCGTCCAAGCCGTTTATTGAGCAGGCAAGTGACTGGATTGCGGATGTATTTTATGAAGTTTTGCCTGAAGTCGGCTTTGAGGTTCGGGATGAACAAATTTATATGGCATTCCAGCTAGAACGTGCCTATAAGGAAAAAAAGACCATTTTTGCAGAAGCAGGTGTGGGCACTGGTAAAACGCTCGTATACCTGCTGTACGCTATTGCATATGCCCGATACATGAGAAAACCGGCGATTATCGCCTGTGCGGACGAATCGTTAATTGAACAATTGGTAAAGCCGGAAGGGGATATTGCCAAGCTGGCACAGCATTTGAATCTGACGATTGATGCCAGATTGGGGAAGTCGCCGGATCAGTATATTTGTCTGAATAAGCTGGATGAGGTGCGAGGCGGACTGGATGAGGACGCAGATGTTTTCCGTGATATTTATCTGGAACTGCCGGATTTTGTTCATTTTCCAGATACGTTACAATCCTTTACTCCTTACGGGAACCGAAAGGAATATCCCGAGCTAACAGATGGACAGTGGAGCAGACTCGGATGGGATGTATTTCAAGACTGTCTCGTTTGCCATCAGCGGCATCGTTGCGGTCAGACGTTGTCTCGTGATCATTACCGTAAAGCGGCAGATCTGGTCATCTGCTCTCATGACTTTTATATGGAGCATGTATGGACCTACGAAGCGAGAAAGCGCGAGGGTCAGCTGCCGTTGCTGCCGGAGCACAGCTCTGTTGTCTTTGACGAAGGGCATTTGCTGGAGACAGCGGCACAAAATGCGCTTACCTACAAGCTTAAGCACGCTCAGTTTGAATCTATAATTACCCGATTGCTGGAGGGAGAAGTACGGGAATCTTTGGCAATGACGATCGAAGATGCGATCTCCCAAAGTGAGGCTTTGTTCGCTGCGCTTGATAAGAACAGTCAGCCTGTACAGGGTTCTAATCGCAAGGAGTTCATTCTGAATGAGTCACTGATTAGAGAGGTAAACCGCTTTGGTGAACTGATCGGCACGATCGAAGAAGAGCTTGTATTTGAAAGCGGGCTATTCTCTTTGGATGAGTATCAAGTCAAAATTGTGGAAGAACATTTGGAAATGATTCAAACCGCGTTGGCTTTGTTTAAGCGTCCTGAACTTCTCATTTCGTGGGTGATGGAGGATCAGGATGGATTAACGCTTGTGGTTATGCCGAAGATGGTAAAAGAGATTCTCAAAGAACGAGTATTTGCGCAGCATATACCGATCGTATTCTCTTCAGCTACACTTTCCGTAGAAAGCTCTTTTGACTATATGGCGCAGAGTCTCGGTATTGAAAATCCGCTAACGTTTTCTGTTGCTTCACCTTATGACTACAGCGATCAGATGCAAGCTGCACTGTACCCGTTGCAAGCGGGGGATGATCCAATCCCGAGAGCACTGGCACTGCTGGAGAAATCACAGGGAAGAGCGCTTATCCTGTTTCCTTCACAGGAAGAACTGGCTGCATTCCAGACGGGTCTCGTTGCCTACCCGGAGGCGTCTGCTTATCGTTTTCTGTACGAAGGTTCGGCTGAAATCAGCCATCTGATCTCAGCTTTTCAGAATGATGAGGAAAGTGTGTTGTGCGCTGTTACATTATGGGAAGGATTGGATATTCCTGGACCTTCTCTGTCGCACGTCATTATCTGGTCACTGCCATTTCCTCCGAATGATCCGGTTTTTACGGCTCTGCGCAAGGATGCAGCAGATCCGTTTATTCAGATAGATATGCCTCACATGGCACTTAGACTCAGACAAGGCATAGGGCGTTTAATTCGCTCGCGTAA